In Dethiobacter alkaliphilus AHT 1, the DNA window TCATCACCACGCAAAAGCAACGCCGAAGACGGCAGCACGATGCCGCTTGTTCCCCGCATAATGACGTCGGCCTCGGCAAAACGCTCGGTAAAACCGCCGTCAATATCCTGCTGCAGCGTAAACGCCACCGTTACCGTTTCATCGGTTTCACTGAGCTTAGCACTCTGAGAGCGCACCTCTTCCTTTGGAGCAAAACTGAAACGGAGGCGGGCTGACGCGGAGAATTCCCTGAAATCATTATACTCCTGGCGGGACATCCCGGCAACAAAGTACCAGGTATAATTATCCACCAGTTTAAAAATTATGGATCCCTGCTGCACATCCTCACCGGATTCGGCCTGCTGCGGTTTAACATCGTTTATTTTCTCCGGTCTGATATCCGCCAGCGCCTTGGGCTGCAATTCTCCTTCCAGCCCGTCTAACTGCTTAATCAGCATGCCTGGGACCGGCGCAGTCACCTTTTGCTGGATTCCGCCGGCGGTGGTGATGGTGGCAACCGTTGCTCCCAGGGGAACCCGCTCGCCCTGGGGCACCAGCCAGTGCAGTGTGCCCGTCAGCGGCGCCGCCACCACATGTTCATCACGAACCAGCACACCACTGGCGCTTACAGTATGCTCCAACACACTGTTTTCACTGGTTACGGTATCCACAAACAGGGAGGCAAATACACTGCGGCCCAGGGAGTAAGTAACCTGCAATACCAACAGGCCTAAAGCCAACATCAGCAGTATGTAGACGATTTTTTCCCCGGAACTCTTTTTTTTCTGCTTACCGGAAATTACTGCAAAGGGCCTTCTTTTACGCATTAGCTCACCTACTCCACAATGGACATCACACCGGCCATGCGGCCGGTTTTCCCCCCGGACGCCCGGTAGGAGAAAAATATGTTTGAATTACAATTGGTACAGTATTCACTTTGTATCAGATTATGCTCACTGATGCCTGCCCCAACAAGCTGCCGTGCCTGCAGGCCCGGCAAATCAAAATAAAGCTCGCCTTCACGCTTTGTCAGCACATGAGGGCGCATGCCGGGTTCAATTTCTTCTGCCACGTTATCGCCCACGCGGTAACAACAGGGCCTGATGCAGGGTGAAAGGGCGGCGCGGATATTTTCCCTCCGGCAGCCCGCCTCTTCCATGGCCTCCACCATTACAGGCCCCATACCCGCCACCGCACCGCGCCAGCCGGCATGGGCCAGGCCGATGCAGCGGGCCTTGGGGTCGTAGAAAAAAAGCAGTGTACAGTCGGCACAATGGGACATTAAAACGATGTTGGGTTCGGTGCAGAGCAGTCCGTCGGTCCGGGGAAAAGCATCTTCATAACTTAGACTTCCCCGCCCGGATAGCTTTGGCGTAACCCGGACAACATTGGTGGTGTGCACCTGCTGGGCCGTTGTGACCATTTCATTTTTATATCCCAGGGCTGCGGCCAGACGCCTGCGGTTTTCCAGGACAGCGGCAGGGGGGTCCCCTACGTGCAGTCCCATGTTCAGTGTATCGAAGGGCTGAGGGCTAACACCGCCGCTGCGCAGGGTAAAACCGTGCAGCACTC includes these proteins:
- a CDS encoding HlyD family efflux transporter periplasmic adaptor subunit; translation: MRKRRPFAVISGKQKKKSSGEKIVYILLMLALGLLVLQVTYSLGRSVFASLFVDTVTSENSVLEHTVSASGVLVRDEHVVAAPLTGTLHWLVPQGERVPLGATVATITTAGGIQQKVTAPVPGMLIKQLDGLEGELQPKALADIRPEKINDVKPQQAESGEDVQQGSIIFKLVDNYTWYFVAGMSRQEYNDFREFSASARLRFSFAPKEEVRSQSAKLSETDETVTVAFTLQQDIDGGFTERFAEADVIMRGTSGIVLPSSALLLRGDETGVYVVEKSVVRYRSVDVLDVAGDQVVVDGLRPGFPIITNPGLVREGQRL
- the pgeF gene encoding peptidoglycan editing factor PgeF, whose protein sequence is MLSEEIRETGGIRYLVFNNLTESGVLHGFTLRSGGVSPQPFDTLNMGLHVGDPPAAVLENRRRLAAALGYKNEMVTTAQQVHTTNVVRVTPKLSGRGSLSYEDAFPRTDGLLCTEPNIVLMSHCADCTLLFFYDPKARCIGLAHAGWRGAVAGMGPVMVEAMEEAGCRRENIRAALSPCIRPCCYRVGDNVAEEIEPGMRPHVLTKREGELYFDLPGLQARQLVGAGISEHNLIQSEYCTNCNSNIFFSYRASGGKTGRMAGVMSIVE